A genomic window from Pelagicoccus albus includes:
- the moaC gene encoding cyclic pyranopterin monophosphate synthase MoaC — MSSTKFTHLDDDLQPHMVDVTDKAVTRRTAIAQAIVKLTPEIMSQFDGQDIQSKKGPVFHTAILAGIQAAKKTSELIPLCHPIPLTKCHVSIRPNQDSEVTITATAITDAKTGVEMEALTAASGAALTLYDMCKALSKAIVISEIKLLEKTGGKSGEYHA; from the coding sequence GTGAGCTCCACGAAATTCACCCACCTAGACGACGATCTACAACCGCACATGGTAGACGTCACGGACAAGGCCGTCACTCGTCGCACAGCGATAGCTCAAGCGATCGTGAAACTGACTCCGGAAATCATGTCCCAATTCGATGGGCAGGACATACAGAGTAAGAAAGGGCCCGTGTTTCACACGGCGATACTGGCAGGAATCCAAGCGGCTAAAAAAACCAGCGAGCTCATTCCCCTATGCCACCCGATACCTCTCACCAAATGCCATGTTAGCATCCGGCCAAACCAAGACTCAGAGGTGACGATAACTGCCACCGCCATTACAGACGCTAAAACAGGTGTGGAAATGGAAGCCTTGACCGCAGCAAGCGGAGCCGCACTCACGTTGTACGACATGTGCAAAGCGCTGTCCAAAGCCATCGTGATATCCGAAATCAAGTTGCTTGAGAAAACCGGCGGCAAATCCGGCGAGTATCACGCTTGA
- the gndA gene encoding NADP-dependent phosphogluconate dehydrogenase yields MSTATSDIGLIGLAVMGQNLALNIADHGFKISVYNRTTSKTDEFVAKHPDTPGGLVGTQTLEEFVQSLRRPRKIIILVQAGKATDAVIAGLTPLLEQDDIIIDGGNALWTDTIRREKELNEAGFRFIGSGVSGGEEGARFGPSLMPGGKESAWNELKPIWEAIAAKVDAETGKPIEGAAPGKPVEGGVTCTTYIGENGAGHYVKMVHNGIEYGDMQMICEAYAIMSKLLGMEPKEMSEVFGEWNKGVLDSFLIEITTDILQQDDPVTGKPFVDIVLDTAGQKGTGKWTSVNALDMGVAAPSIAEAVFARCISAVKEERVAASKIINPIFDAFEGDKEEFVQAIHDALYCSKICSYAQGFQLMRAAQDEYDWKLNFGEISMIFRGGCIIRAAFLQKIYEAYQRDADLANLLLDPYFKGEVERCEKNWRKVVAAAATSGVAIPTFMSALSYYDSYRSERLPANLLQAQRDYFGAHTYERVDQERGKFFHIDWPDSTRPQLEA; encoded by the coding sequence ATGTCGACAGCAACATCTGACATCGGACTCATCGGCCTTGCCGTAATGGGTCAAAACTTGGCCCTGAACATAGCCGACCACGGCTTTAAAATCTCGGTCTACAACCGCACGACTTCCAAGACAGACGAATTCGTCGCCAAACACCCCGATACCCCGGGCGGCCTTGTCGGTACCCAAACCCTAGAAGAGTTTGTCCAATCCCTTAGACGCCCGCGCAAGATCATCATCCTCGTCCAAGCGGGCAAGGCCACAGACGCAGTTATCGCCGGCCTCACTCCTCTCCTCGAACAGGACGACATCATTATCGATGGTGGAAACGCTCTCTGGACCGACACCATCCGTCGCGAGAAGGAATTGAATGAAGCTGGTTTCCGCTTCATCGGATCCGGCGTTTCCGGCGGTGAAGAAGGAGCCCGATTCGGACCTTCCCTCATGCCAGGCGGCAAAGAATCCGCCTGGAACGAACTCAAGCCTATCTGGGAAGCGATCGCCGCCAAGGTCGACGCGGAAACCGGTAAGCCAATCGAAGGTGCAGCCCCTGGCAAGCCAGTCGAAGGTGGCGTAACTTGCACCACCTACATCGGCGAAAACGGTGCCGGCCACTACGTCAAGATGGTCCACAACGGCATCGAATACGGCGACATGCAGATGATCTGTGAAGCCTACGCCATCATGTCCAAACTCCTCGGCATGGAGCCAAAGGAAATGTCCGAAGTATTCGGAGAGTGGAACAAGGGCGTGCTCGATTCCTTCCTCATCGAAATCACCACTGACATCCTCCAGCAGGACGACCCTGTAACTGGCAAGCCATTCGTCGACATCGTCCTTGACACTGCTGGCCAAAAGGGAACCGGCAAATGGACCTCCGTCAACGCTCTCGACATGGGCGTAGCGGCTCCTTCAATCGCCGAGGCGGTTTTCGCCCGCTGCATTTCCGCAGTGAAGGAAGAGCGCGTCGCGGCCTCAAAAATCATCAACCCGATCTTCGACGCCTTCGAAGGCGATAAGGAGGAGTTCGTTCAAGCGATCCACGACGCTCTGTACTGCTCTAAGATCTGTTCCTACGCACAAGGATTCCAGCTCATGCGCGCCGCTCAGGATGAATACGACTGGAAGCTTAACTTCGGCGAGATCTCCATGATCTTCCGTGGTGGCTGTATCATCCGCGCCGCATTCTTGCAGAAGATCTACGAAGCCTACCAGCGTGACGCCGACTTGGCCAACCTCCTCCTCGACCCTTACTTCAAGGGCGAAGTCGAGCGCTGCGAAAAGAACTGGCGCAAGGTGGTAGCTGCCGCAGCTACATCTGGCGTGGCCATCCCAACCTTCATGTCCGCCCTGTCCTACTACGACAGCTACCGCAGCGAACGCCTCCCAGCGAACCTCCTACAGGCTCAGCGCGACTACTTCGGAGCTCACACCTACGAGCGAGTCGACCAAGAACGTGGAAAGTTCTTCCACATCGACTGGCCGGACAGCACCCGTCCGCAGCTCGAAGCTTAG
- a CDS encoding MoaD/ThiS family protein, with the protein MKLKIQYFALLKDQRGLDKETVDSEANTPESLYAELVAMHGFTLPQSALKVAVNDDFSSWGQALKEGDNVVFIPPVAGG; encoded by the coding sequence GTGAAACTGAAGATACAATATTTCGCTCTGCTGAAAGACCAGAGAGGCCTAGATAAAGAAACGGTCGATTCCGAGGCAAACACGCCCGAGTCACTCTATGCTGAGCTCGTTGCCATGCACGGCTTCACTTTGCCTCAATCAGCCCTGAAGGTCGCCGTTAACGACGACTTTTCGTCCTGGGGCCAGGCGTTGAAAGAGGGAGACAATGTCGTCTTCATTCCCCCAGTGGCTGGAGGCTAA
- a CDS encoding nucleotidyltransferase family protein: MKSYPDLACVFLAAGLSRRFGVENKLLDTVGGMPMARRSLLPFLSLGLKDIIVVLGHEAAEVRACLEDLPVRFVLNESYREGMGASVACGFREMRNLDAKGCLVALGDLPGLRGEDVDLVCSAFAAACCEKVTLPRFEGVNGHPVCFPRRLFSELEKLSGDSGARNIVKREKERIVVPVVHAGCIRDRDTKSF; this comes from the coding sequence ATGAAATCCTATCCAGACCTTGCGTGTGTCTTTTTAGCGGCAGGTTTGTCGCGACGGTTTGGGGTCGAAAACAAACTTTTGGATACGGTAGGTGGCATGCCCATGGCGCGACGGTCTCTCTTGCCGTTTTTGAGTCTAGGGCTGAAGGACATTATAGTTGTATTGGGCCACGAGGCTGCGGAGGTACGAGCTTGTTTGGAGGACCTGCCGGTGCGATTCGTTTTGAATGAATCCTATCGGGAGGGAATGGGGGCGAGTGTCGCTTGTGGTTTTCGTGAAATGCGGAACCTTGATGCAAAAGGGTGTTTGGTCGCCCTGGGCGATCTTCCGGGCTTAAGAGGAGAAGACGTTGACCTAGTGTGCTCCGCGTTCGCAGCGGCGTGTTGCGAGAAGGTCACTTTGCCCCGCTTCGAAGGGGTAAATGGTCATCCTGTTTGTTTTCCGAGACGGCTTTTCTCAGAGCTCGAAAAGCTCAGTGGAGATTCAGGGGCCCGCAATATCGTGAAGCGAGAGAAGGAGCGGATCGTCGTTCCGGTTGTCCATGCAGGTTGCATTCGCGATCGGGATACGAAGTCGTTTTAA
- a CDS encoding XdhC family protein produces the protein MQDIWPQLRNWFVRRERFALATVVDASKPSPRGIGAVLAIHEDGESFIGSVSAGCVEHEVMEAAKLCLEDGKTRWLRFGPGSGFAWEVELSCGGSIKVRVDPAPHLKDSTSADFMERLVGLLDEHRPFLWKSSLEGELISEELPGFLDTCEIGEGGEYALYRIVGRRSRLVVVGASHIALHLVAAAKMLQYEVIVVDPREHYARQERFLVEPDRLIVDWPERVLGEFDLSTRDALVAVTHDPKIDDQALASVLSTDCGYVGALGSKRSHAARLKRLAARGCEDKQLNRIFGPVGLDVGSRTPAEIAISIVAQLIQERNKPKAR, from the coding sequence ATGCAGGATATATGGCCCCAATTGCGTAACTGGTTTGTACGGCGCGAGCGTTTTGCGTTGGCTACCGTGGTGGATGCTAGCAAGCCTTCGCCTCGGGGAATTGGAGCGGTCTTGGCAATTCATGAGGACGGGGAGAGTTTTATCGGCTCCGTCAGCGCGGGGTGTGTTGAGCATGAAGTCATGGAGGCGGCCAAGCTTTGTCTCGAGGACGGAAAAACGCGATGGTTGCGTTTTGGTCCTGGCTCTGGCTTCGCTTGGGAGGTGGAGTTGTCATGCGGCGGATCGATAAAGGTGCGAGTCGATCCGGCTCCCCATCTCAAGGATTCGACGAGTGCCGATTTCATGGAGCGCCTTGTCGGACTACTCGACGAGCATAGGCCATTTTTGTGGAAGTCTAGCCTTGAGGGGGAGCTGATAAGCGAAGAGCTTCCGGGCTTTTTGGATACGTGCGAGATAGGGGAGGGTGGGGAGTATGCTCTCTATCGTATCGTTGGCCGGCGCAGTCGTCTTGTCGTGGTCGGCGCTTCGCATATCGCTCTCCACTTAGTCGCTGCCGCCAAGATGCTTCAATATGAGGTGATCGTGGTAGACCCGAGAGAGCACTACGCTCGGCAAGAACGGTTTCTTGTGGAACCAGACCGCTTGATCGTTGATTGGCCCGAACGCGTGTTGGGAGAATTCGACCTTTCGACAAGGGACGCTTTGGTGGCCGTGACGCACGACCCTAAAATCGATGACCAAGCGCTTGCCTCAGTTCTGTCAACGGATTGTGGATACGTTGGAGCTCTTGGCAGCAAGAGAAGCCATGCTGCTCGCTTGAAACGACTGGCCGCTCGTGGCTGCGAGGACAAACAACTAAATCGTATTTTTGGCCCGGTCGGATTAGATGTAGGGAGCCGCACGCCGGCAGAGATCGCGATCAGCATTGTTGCCCAACTCATTCAAGAGCGGAACAAACCTAAGGCTAGATGA
- a CDS encoding Na+/H+ antiporter NhaC family protein, with amino-acid sequence MKETPTWLRPKRWLAFFLTLLGVCSFLAIVPTSREATPAVEMAEVAHDAPLSFIDNLRDSAREVQLIGHWTSLLPPLLAVMIAAFFRTMVGALISAFAVGSFLSYGLNPLSTAVLGTYDFLIRPAVSEFSILIILFLVTLVGMVHVMSASGGLDGLVKVVERLAKGRRRTKVAIALSGLLIFFDDYSNTVVVGSTMQKLSDRWKISREKLAYLVDSTTAPVAGLALLSTWVAFEIYLLSDVAAETGVGLSGYGMLVEMLPLRFYCIGTLIFVFMTSASGLDFGPMLNAERRAYLEGKVFADDQNILGFQSADSDNSKTKPNWINAALPIGILVFSIVFGILILGIVRLRAAGLEYSLGSMEGIRLIFGAAVYDPSGESDAGAMPVMLISSLLAGGVAILLPIYQKALKAEEVVQSYVKSFSTMWMAIFILAMAWSMREVCESLGTAQYLVGMLGESMPIWMLPLLTFFVAAVMSFATGTSWGTMGILIPILMPLAVELGALEPSHFIVYLLTAAAILDGAIFGDHCSPISDTTVLSSISSGCDHIAHVNTQLYYALATVLFSCVFGYLSVSHGMPVWTFYILYPLSVAGFLWMFGHKSSVDPAVNRDEELA; translated from the coding sequence ATGAAAGAGACTCCCACCTGGCTACGTCCGAAGCGTTGGCTCGCTTTTTTCCTGACCCTACTCGGGGTTTGTTCTTTTTTGGCCATTGTCCCGACCAGTCGCGAGGCAACGCCAGCTGTGGAAATGGCTGAGGTGGCCCACGATGCTCCGCTCTCGTTTATCGACAATTTGCGAGATAGCGCTCGGGAGGTGCAGCTTATTGGCCACTGGACCTCGCTATTGCCTCCGCTGCTTGCGGTCATGATTGCCGCGTTTTTCCGAACCATGGTGGGCGCTTTGATTTCAGCTTTTGCGGTGGGCTCGTTCCTGTCCTACGGCTTGAATCCATTGTCCACGGCTGTGCTGGGGACTTACGATTTTCTGATTCGGCCCGCCGTTTCTGAGTTCAGCATTCTAATCATACTCTTTTTGGTGACCTTAGTCGGCATGGTGCATGTCATGTCTGCTAGTGGAGGCTTGGATGGATTGGTCAAGGTGGTAGAGCGTTTGGCGAAGGGCCGCAGGAGGACGAAGGTGGCAATCGCTCTGAGCGGGCTGCTGATTTTCTTCGATGACTATTCCAACACAGTCGTGGTCGGCTCTACTATGCAGAAGCTGTCTGATCGTTGGAAGATTTCACGCGAAAAGCTGGCTTATCTCGTCGATTCTACAACTGCTCCGGTTGCCGGGCTGGCGCTTCTCTCCACTTGGGTCGCTTTTGAAATCTACTTGCTAAGTGATGTGGCGGCGGAAACGGGAGTCGGCCTGTCTGGATACGGCATGCTGGTCGAAATGCTTCCGCTCCGATTCTATTGTATTGGCACGTTGATTTTCGTTTTCATGACTTCAGCGAGCGGGCTCGATTTCGGACCTATGTTAAATGCCGAGAGAAGAGCTTATCTCGAAGGGAAAGTATTCGCGGACGATCAAAATATACTCGGATTTCAAAGTGCGGACTCTGACAACAGCAAGACCAAGCCTAATTGGATAAATGCGGCGCTCCCTATTGGGATTCTCGTGTTTTCGATTGTATTTGGAATCCTGATATTAGGAATCGTGAGATTGCGAGCGGCGGGGCTGGAATATAGCCTAGGCAGTATGGAGGGTATCAGGCTTATCTTTGGAGCAGCGGTTTACGATCCGTCTGGTGAAAGTGATGCTGGAGCGATGCCGGTAATGTTGATTTCTTCTTTGTTGGCGGGCGGCGTCGCGATTTTGCTGCCGATTTATCAAAAGGCCCTGAAGGCAGAAGAGGTCGTTCAATCTTACGTGAAGAGCTTCTCTACCATGTGGATGGCGATATTCATCCTCGCGATGGCTTGGTCCATGAGGGAGGTTTGCGAGAGTTTGGGCACTGCTCAATACTTGGTAGGAATGTTGGGTGAAAGCATGCCGATTTGGATGCTGCCTTTGCTTACTTTCTTTGTGGCGGCGGTTATGTCTTTTGCGACGGGAACAAGTTGGGGGACTATGGGGATCCTAATCCCTATTTTGATGCCTTTGGCTGTTGAGTTGGGGGCCTTGGAGCCATCGCATTTTATTGTCTATTTGCTTACCGCTGCAGCGATTTTAGACGGAGCTATTTTTGGAGATCATTGTAGTCCGATCAGTGATACGACAGTTTTGTCGTCTATCTCTAGTGGTTGCGACCATATCGCTCACGTAAATACGCAGCTGTATTACGCGCTGGCGACCGTGTTGTTTTCCTGTGTTTTCGGATATTTGTCCGTATCGCACGGAATGCCGGTTTGGACTTTCTATATATTGTATCCGCTTTCTGTAGCCGGCTTTTTATGGATGTTTGGTCATAAGTCCTCTGTTGATCCAGCGGTTAACCGAGATGAAGAGTTAGCCTAA
- a CDS encoding molybdenum cofactor biosynthesis protein MoaE — MSDNATDSFLISSEPLQLEALKQHLLDAHAGALATFEGWVRNHNEGQAVEQLEYSSYPALANKEGQRIVEEAFQKFDIDAAIARHRVGLLPIGGIAVWVGVSAAHRGAAFDACRYIIEEIKGRVPIWKKEYYSSGATDWINCHQRA; from the coding sequence ATGAGTGACAACGCCACAGACAGCTTCCTGATCTCAAGCGAGCCACTGCAACTCGAAGCCCTTAAGCAGCACCTCCTAGACGCTCACGCGGGAGCCTTGGCCACTTTCGAAGGCTGGGTTCGGAACCACAACGAGGGCCAGGCCGTGGAGCAGCTCGAGTACTCCTCCTACCCTGCCCTAGCCAACAAGGAGGGTCAGCGGATCGTCGAGGAGGCATTCCAAAAATTCGATATCGACGCCGCCATCGCTCGCCATCGAGTCGGCCTTCTTCCGATCGGCGGGATTGCGGTCTGGGTAGGAGTTTCCGCAGCGCACCGTGGAGCGGCTTTCGACGCCTGCCGTTACATTATCGAGGAGATCAAGGGACGAGTACCCATATGGAAGAAAGAATATTACTCAAGTGGAGCCACAGACTGGATCAATTGCCACCAGCGGGCTTAA